In the Caenorhabditis elegans chromosome X genome, one interval contains:
- the ceh-39 gene encoding Homeobox protein ceh-39 (Confirmed by transcript evidence), with the protein MDFSNTYRNYGEVVDFPEDFLSDYVPTVKSEPEPAAIAPSVCEPPISTTRNYGTDFGRASSMCGSSSSSSSSSYSSGSSPNYLTENGGDTEEPRFEELVSRKMSFDSENVAQVSNQMDYARDTYADSRIPFASIDSNDALLPYPVNNYVAALPVPVPAKKSRGRTAPRTPKSLETSKPGRGVKRPASKEIDAKDLGIGDLSAHMNRQIGDDEELDTQLIAHRILDELKEQCIPQASLAVKVLGRSQGTLSDLLRKPKPWGIMKNGRGTFQRMANWLDLDPVVRRALCFMKKEDVARITGMAEPTPAKRARQTTPSDERIRRFTFTQTQLDSLHTVFQQQDRPNREMQQALSATLKLNRSTVGNFFMNARRRLPKAAPVSQNLVAEHAIDHNQPGPSHHY; encoded by the exons ATGGACTTCTCCAACACATACCGAAATTACGGAGAGGTCGTCGACTTCCCAGAGGACTTCCTCAGTGACTACGTTCCAACTGTGAAAAGCGAGCCAGAGCCAGCTGCAATTGCACCGTCCGTTTGCGAGCCTCCAATTTCAACGACACGAAACTATGGAACGGACTTTGGCAGAGCTTCTTCGATGTGCGgatcgtcttcttcttcgtccTCTTCGTCGTACTCATCGGGATCGTCGCCGAACTATTTGACCGAAAACGGAGGAGATACA GAAGAGCCGAGGTTCGAGGAATTGGTGTCTAGGAAAATGAGTTTCGACAGTGAAAATGTTGCTCAGGTGAGCAACCAAATGGATTATGCAAGAGATACTTATG CAGATTCACGTATTCCATTTGCTTCAATTGACTCCAACGATGCTCTGCTTCCATATCCAGTGAACAATTATGTGGCTGCACTACCAGTTCCAGTTCCAGCAAAGAAATCCAGAGGCAGAACTGCACCAAGAACTCCGAAGTCTCTAGAAACTTCGAAACCAGGCCGCGGGGTCAAGCGCCCGGCTTCCAAAGAAATTGATGCTAAAGACCTTGGAATCGGAGATCTCTCGGCTCACATGAACAGGCAGATTGGCGATGATGAAGAGCTCGACACTCAACTCATCGCTCATCGTATTCTGGACGAGCTCAAAGAGCAATGCATCCCACAAGCTTCACTTGCCGTTAAAGTTCTAGGCAGAAGCCAAGGAACACTGTCGGATCTGCTCCGCAAGCCGAAACCATGGGGCATTATGAAGAATGGTCGAGGAACGTTCCAGCGTATGGCCAACTGGCTTGACTTGGATCCGGTAGTTCGTCGTGCATTGTGCTTTATGAAAAAGGAAGATGTTGCGAGGATCACTGGGATGGCTGAGCCAACTCCAGCAAAAAGAGCACGCCAAACAACGCCtag cgaCGAACGAATCCGACGCTTCACATTCACGCAAACCCAGCTCGACTCGTTGCATACAGTCTTCCAACAACAAGATCGTCCGAATCGCGAAATGCAACAGGCTCTGAGTGCGACATTGAAGCTCAACCGTTCCACCGTCGGCAATTTCTTTATGAACGCCCGCCGTCGTCTTCCAAAAGCTGCACCGGTCAGTCAAAACCTTGTCGCCGAACACGCCATTGATCACAATCAACCGGGACCCAGCCACCATTATTAA
- the T26C11.9 gene encoding uncharacterized protein (Confirmed by transcript evidence) — translation MLPLLFGKVSWLAELPARTSTQYGYHQAASVDLQLLFFLSDHTWLYQCHGLCSLGSLGSWKADSLLRGDAESDRIHRRLEECEESTRELTHQ, via the exons ATGTTGCCGTTGCTGTTCGGAAAAGTATCATGGTTGGCAGAACTTCCAGCACGTACCTCAACACAATACGGATACCATCAGGCAGCTAGCGTGGATCTtcagttattattttttctgagcG ATCACACTTGGCTATACCAATGCCATGGTCTTTGTAGTCTTGGATCTCTTGGATCGTGGAAAGCCGACAGTTTGCTCCGTGGCGACGCTGAATCTGATAGAATCCACAGACGACTTGAGGAATGTGAGGAATCTACAAGAGAGCTCACACACCAATGA